The Candidatus Jordarchaeales archaeon genome includes a window with the following:
- the thiC gene encoding phosphomethylpyrimidine synthase ThiC produces the protein MATRMEEASRLSLTEEIKAVAEEEGIPPEKVARRLGRGEVVIVRNVVREVKPLGIGKGLRTKINANIGTSSEVCDVELELRKAFIAIRYGADTIMDLSTGGDLDTIRRRILKSVNVPVGTVPIYQAGIEAARKKGAIIDMDEDDMFNAIEKHAKDGVDFVTVHVGVTKENVKKLVESKRIIPMVSRGGTFHAAWILHHDKENPLYENFDYLLEIARQYDMTLSLGDGLRPGCIHDATDVLQISELVTISRLVERAREKGVQVIVEGPGHVPINEIAANIRLQKSMCKNAPFYVLGPLVTDIAPGYDHIVGAIGGAIAALEGADFLCYVTPAEHLRLPGEEDVKLGVIAAKIAAHVADIAKLGQRAAKWDDEMAKARVSLDWGKQFSLAIDPEKARAYHEQGTTRKTACTMCGEYCAMKLISEALGRKDFSRLTC, from the coding sequence TTGGCAACTAGAATGGAAGAAGCAAGCAGACTCTCACTGACCGAGGAAATTAAAGCCGTCGCTGAAGAAGAAGGAATACCGCCGGAGAAGGTTGCGAGGAGACTTGGAAGAGGAGAAGTAGTTATAGTTAGGAATGTTGTACGAGAAGTGAAGCCGCTAGGTATAGGAAAAGGATTAAGGACTAAAATTAATGCCAACATAGGGACCTCTTCTGAAGTTTGTGACGTCGAATTAGAGCTCAGGAAGGCGTTTATAGCAATAAGGTATGGTGCTGACACGATAATGGACCTTAGCACCGGAGGGGACTTGGACACTATAAGGAGGCGTATCTTAAAGTCGGTTAACGTCCCCGTAGGCACAGTCCCCATATACCAGGCAGGCATCGAAGCTGCAAGGAAAAAAGGCGCAATAATCGATATGGATGAAGATGATATGTTCAACGCGATCGAAAAACACGCTAAGGATGGTGTAGATTTCGTCACCGTTCACGTCGGTGTGACAAAGGAGAACGTGAAAAAACTTGTTGAAAGCAAACGAATAATCCCCATGGTGAGCAGAGGAGGAACTTTCCACGCAGCCTGGATATTACACCACGACAAAGAGAACCCGCTTTACGAGAACTTCGACTACCTGCTTGAAATAGCCAGACAGTATGACATGACTCTAAGCCTAGGAGACGGTCTAAGACCTGGGTGCATCCATGACGCCACAGATGTGCTTCAAATATCTGAGCTCGTGACGATAAGCCGCTTAGTTGAAAGAGCCAGAGAAAAGGGTGTGCAGGTGATCGTTGAAGGTCCCGGACACGTGCCTATAAATGAAATTGCAGCGAACATAAGGCTGCAGAAATCCATGTGCAAGAATGCCCCCTTCTATGTCCTCGGTCCACTAGTAACAGATATTGCCCCAGGATACGATCACATCGTAGGTGCCATAGGGGGTGCTATAGCCGCTCTTGAAGGAGCGGACTTCCTTTGTTACGTTACTCCCGCAGAACATTTACGCCTGCCCGGAGAAGAGGATGTGAAACTTGGCGTTATAGCAGCGAAGATAGCTGCTCACGTCGCCGACATAGCTAAGCTTGGCCAAAGAGCGGCTAAGTGGGATGACGAAATGGCGAAGGCCAGAGTTAGCCTTGACTGGGGGAAGCAGTTTAGTCTAGCAATAGACCCCGAGAAAGCGAGGGCCTACCATGAACAAGGCACTACAAGAAAGACCGCATGTACCATGTGCGGGGAATATTGTGCAATGAAACTCATATCCGAAGCTTTGGGGCGAAAAGACTTTTCCCGGCTTACCTGTTAA
- a CDS encoding DUF460 domain-containing protein encodes MEAPKRVLGVDILPSSSPSSKTPPKYAAFLLEDEKSYVYECLSKRELLSLINFVKPDIVALDNVFELASNQEGIISFLASCPPTTKLVQVTGSPVSGTTPLSVLASQNGIKVESFSPVKTAEVCARLAASGVGYAVRVFRDETRIIIARGRCPGHGGWSSERFRRRVYNLILQTTKEIQRRLDEAGIEYELHVERVDGGAKRSKFIVYAERSIVSRLVKPYRGDVIVAIQPVLLEHLEWIPLTQGSLTAVTPKKGLIVGIDPGVTCGVAILDLNGNLILLESEKDLSRTALVRKLTSFGIPILLASDVNPPPSFLEKLAGILNSRLFYPPRSLTVSEKRELVQKFVEEKRVKVQDSHQRDALASALKAFYTFKNKFEKVEAKARSLGYPISPDQLKIMVLKGLSLSEAINMLSSSKAKEETVEEKKVQPEPDLSVLINKLESYRVKLRRMRRSLIRIKELNTSLVAEKQKLENELQRLRELLENVDVKTRSEDVERVVERYKEEIKILKNEILKLKEELSAARHQIANLKRMRIMEIRGVVYPLKVVRSFTPNEIRRTEETVGINKGDIILLLDGSGGGKATANMLIEKGIKAVISKTAMSHLALEAFLEANIPVFFSDEVPVKEIDDFAVVDKKEFDSLLSNYLREKERIELEEQKRKLEELLKSYRAEREQELN; translated from the coding sequence ATGGAAGCCCCTAAGAGAGTGCTTGGCGTCGACATACTTCCATCAAGCTCCCCGTCGTCTAAAACCCCCCCAAAGTATGCTGCGTTCCTACTGGAAGACGAGAAAAGCTATGTTTACGAGTGTCTTAGCAAGCGTGAGCTACTATCCCTCATAAACTTCGTAAAACCAGACATAGTGGCGTTAGATAACGTGTTTGAGCTCGCCTCTAACCAGGAGGGGATAATCTCCTTTCTGGCTAGCTGCCCTCCCACTACAAAGCTCGTGCAAGTGACCGGCTCCCCTGTTAGTGGTACTACGCCTCTTTCGGTGCTCGCATCCCAAAACGGCATTAAGGTCGAAAGCTTTTCACCCGTCAAAACCGCTGAAGTGTGCGCTAGGCTGGCGGCCAGTGGTGTAGGATACGCTGTACGTGTTTTTAGAGACGAAACGCGGATAATAATTGCCAGGGGGCGCTGCCCGGGCCATGGAGGCTGGAGCTCAGAGAGATTTAGAAGACGCGTGTATAACTTGATACTTCAGACAACCAAGGAAATACAGAGGAGACTCGACGAAGCGGGAATAGAATACGAGTTGCACGTAGAGAGGGTCGATGGTGGGGCTAAACGCAGTAAGTTCATCGTTTACGCTGAAAGAAGTATTGTAAGCCGGCTGGTTAAACCATATAGGGGGGACGTGATCGTAGCTATTCAACCCGTGTTACTCGAGCATCTAGAATGGATACCCCTTACTCAGGGAAGTTTAACCGCAGTTACGCCGAAGAAGGGGCTAATTGTGGGCATAGACCCGGGGGTTACATGTGGCGTCGCCATATTAGACCTCAACGGCAACCTTATTCTCCTGGAAAGCGAAAAAGATCTATCCAGAACAGCCCTCGTCAGGAAACTTACCTCTTTCGGTATACCTATTTTGCTCGCCTCAGACGTAAACCCGCCTCCGAGCTTTCTCGAAAAGTTGGCTGGCATACTCAACTCAAGACTATTTTACCCGCCAAGGAGCCTTACAGTCTCGGAGAAAAGGGAACTCGTGCAAAAGTTTGTTGAAGAAAAGCGTGTTAAAGTTCAAGACTCGCACCAGCGCGACGCCCTAGCCTCAGCCCTCAAGGCTTTCTACACGTTCAAGAACAAATTCGAGAAAGTTGAAGCTAAAGCTAGATCCCTAGGCTACCCTATCTCACCTGACCAATTGAAAATAATGGTTTTAAAGGGTCTGTCGCTTTCGGAGGCAATAAACATGCTTTCATCTTCAAAGGCGAAGGAGGAGACTGTTGAGGAGAAAAAAGTTCAGCCGGAACCAGACCTAAGTGTTCTGATCAACAAGTTGGAATCATATAGGGTTAAACTCAGGAGGATGAGGAGAAGTCTAATTCGCATCAAAGAGCTAAACACTTCTCTCGTCGCTGAGAAACAAAAGCTGGAAAACGAGCTTCAACGCCTCCGAGAGCTCTTAGAGAACGTTGACGTTAAAACTAGGTCTGAAGATGTGGAGAGAGTTGTGGAACGCTACAAAGAGGAGATTAAGATACTTAAAAATGAGATTTTGAAGCTGAAAGAGGAACTTTCAGCTGCACGCCACCAAATTGCAAACCTGAAAAGGATGAGAATTATGGAAATAAGGGGAGTAGTTTACCCCCTTAAGGTTGTAAGGAGTTTCACTCCGAACGAGATCCGTAGAACGGAGGAAACCGTTGGAATAAACAAAGGAGACATAATCCTCTTACTGGATGGAAGCGGAGGCGGGAAGGCTACCGCGAACATGCTGATAGAAAAAGGAATCAAAGCCGTCATTTCCAAGACCGCGATGTCGCACCTAGCTCTTGAAGCCTTCCTCGAAGCAAACATACCCGTCTTTTTCTCGGACGAAGTTCCTGTTAAGGAAATTGACGACTTCGCCGTAGTAGATAAAAAGGAATTCGACTCCCTCCTTTCAAACTACCTTAGGGAGAAGGAGAGGATCGAGTTAGAAGAACAGAAGAGGAAGCTGGAGGAACTGCTTAAATCTTACAGAGCTGAAAGAGAGCAGGAGTTAAACTAA
- a CDS encoding ArsA family ATPase yields the protein MPLTDLLEERRVSFLLFGGKGGVGKTTCSAASALWAAEHGKETIIISTDPAHSLSDSFDQQLGGGEVKKVEGCSGLYALELDPRKAFEEYKRKLSEAEGFEEQAQAVLQELGDLSSMTPPGVDEALAFAKVLEFIENPEYDLVVFDTAPTGHTLRLLSLPDILNSWVVNLIKIRVYMSKLTGLLKRLIGRGGEEDKTLEVLEKLRETIGVARETLKDPNQTAFVVVMIPEVMAIYETERLLSSLIEYEIPCDHIVVNMIYPDVPGCPFCRARRQMQQENLKNIREIYDDFNITEIPLFDTEIRGLNMLRKVSELLFT from the coding sequence TTGCCCCTAACCGACCTTTTAGAAGAACGTAGAGTTTCCTTCCTGTTATTCGGAGGAAAAGGTGGCGTAGGAAAAACCACGTGCTCTGCGGCTTCAGCTCTCTGGGCAGCTGAACACGGTAAGGAAACCATTATAATAAGCACCGATCCCGCTCACAGTTTGAGTGATAGCTTCGACCAGCAACTAGGGGGAGGAGAAGTAAAGAAAGTGGAGGGTTGCAGCGGCCTCTATGCACTAGAACTTGACCCTAGGAAAGCCTTTGAAGAATACAAAAGAAAGCTTTCGGAGGCAGAGGGATTTGAGGAGCAAGCCCAAGCTGTTCTCCAGGAACTAGGTGACCTCTCTAGTATGACTCCCCCCGGTGTGGACGAAGCCCTAGCCTTTGCAAAAGTGCTCGAGTTCATTGAAAACCCGGAATACGACTTAGTGGTTTTCGACACCGCCCCAACAGGACACACTCTGCGCCTGTTAAGCTTACCCGATATACTAAACAGCTGGGTTGTGAACCTCATAAAGATAAGGGTTTACATGAGCAAGCTGACCGGCCTCCTAAAACGGCTTATAGGGCGTGGAGGCGAGGAAGATAAGACGCTAGAAGTTCTAGAAAAGTTGAGAGAGACCATAGGCGTTGCCAGAGAAACCCTTAAAGATCCCAATCAAACGGCATTTGTTGTAGTGATGATACCTGAAGTCATGGCAATCTACGAAACTGAGCGCCTTCTCTCGTCACTAATAGAGTACGAAATTCCATGTGACCACATAGTTGTCAACATGATCTACCCAGATGTACCCGGCTGTCCCTTCTGCCGCGCGAGGAGACAGATGCAACAGGAAAACCTAAAAAACATAAGGGAAATATACGACGACTTCAACATAACAGAAATCCCGCTTTTCGACACAGAGATAAGAGGGTTAAACATGCTCAGAAAGGTCTCAGAGCTACTCTTCACTTGA
- a CDS encoding serine/threonine-protein kinase RIO2 — MKWLARKLHDLKADDYKVLGALERGMKMYEFVPVDVITRLSSLHEGRVLNILSKLHEFKLVVRQVGDYVGYRLTVHGFDALALNVLVNLGVIEYIGSKLGVGKESDIYEALTPSGRRVAIKAHRIGRTSFTKAKRVRSYIKGKITQSGWFSASCRSAEREYFALKTLHPNGVAVPEPIGFNRHIVVMELIDGDELVKYKFLPEPDDLLESIIENIKLAYECGIVHGDLSEYNVIVTPELDVFLIDWPQFVPINHPSAQYLLERDVYNVLRFFERKFNVRLNLSETLDYITKG; from the coding sequence ATGAAGTGGCTTGCAAGAAAACTCCACGACCTCAAAGCGGATGACTACAAGGTTCTAGGCGCCCTTGAAAGGGGAATGAAGATGTATGAATTCGTCCCAGTAGACGTAATTACTCGGCTTTCATCCCTTCATGAGGGGAGAGTGTTGAACATTCTTAGCAAGCTACACGAGTTCAAATTGGTTGTAAGGCAGGTGGGCGACTATGTCGGGTACAGGTTGACGGTTCACGGCTTCGACGCCCTCGCTCTAAACGTGCTGGTTAACTTAGGGGTGATAGAATACATCGGCTCTAAACTTGGTGTAGGCAAAGAATCCGACATTTACGAGGCTCTCACACCCTCTGGCAGGCGTGTTGCCATAAAGGCTCACAGAATCGGGAGAACAAGTTTTACAAAGGCGAAGAGAGTTCGAAGTTACATTAAGGGCAAGATCACCCAGTCAGGGTGGTTTTCTGCTTCATGCAGATCGGCGGAAAGAGAGTACTTTGCCCTTAAAACCCTTCATCCCAATGGTGTTGCTGTACCAGAACCGATCGGCTTTAACCGGCACATCGTAGTAATGGAGCTCATAGACGGAGACGAATTGGTTAAGTACAAGTTTCTACCAGAACCCGACGATCTTCTAGAGTCAATAATCGAGAACATAAAGCTAGCCTATGAGTGTGGGATAGTTCACGGAGATCTGAGCGAGTACAACGTGATTGTAACTCCAGAGTTGGACGTCTTCCTAATTGACTGGCCTCAATTCGTACCTATCAACCATCCTTCAGCACAATACCTGCTCGAAAGAGACGTCTACAACGTCTTACGGTTCTTCGAAAGAAAGTTCAATGTTCGGTTAAACTTATCGGAAACCCTTGACTATATTACTAAGGGGTAG
- a CDS encoding ATP-binding protein: MKSIGTIICDDHGPTTSEFTFVVTSSETVPVRRGQMVQVETEEGLMLAVVQEVVKTNRFYYHAEAVKELEKSGRTLSSIFPCDRWDMLIATAKPLGVLKGGLFDKITFPPSPGDKVYLAEREVLSKFFGFDEENGLEIGFMKFHNVPVKLNMTRLLQKHLAILAMSGSGKSYLATVLIEEILSRKKEEGRIFVLVVDVHGEYVALSQDESWGLAHAVTVVKGPYVQFATPLLTERHLGMFQPEMSPVQMRELGRLLSEVRKDKGFAYSLSDVISFIEKDERMNPRTKEALLGWLYELEDTQLFGVEENPHLPEIAKPGRAAVLDLSETLSLRKKQMIVAYVLQRLFDLRRRNLIPPTLIVLEEAHQFCPEAKQELAISKSVIETIAREGRKFYCSLCLISQRPVRLATSVLSQANTHIILRITNPNDLRAIELSSEMITREVLGMIAELPVGEALIVGSAVNAPLFLKVRKKKSSLSVYEESMEEAAKRFEQGEVNHPYTSAT; this comes from the coding sequence ATGAAATCTATCGGTACAATAATCTGTGACGACCATGGTCCGACGACTTCCGAGTTTACATTCGTCGTTACGTCCTCCGAAACCGTCCCTGTGAGACGAGGCCAGATGGTTCAAGTTGAGACAGAGGAGGGGTTAATGCTAGCTGTTGTCCAAGAAGTTGTCAAGACGAACCGCTTCTACTATCATGCTGAAGCAGTCAAAGAGCTTGAGAAGAGTGGGAGAACTCTTTCGTCAATTTTCCCGTGTGATAGATGGGATATGTTGATTGCGACAGCTAAGCCCTTGGGAGTACTCAAAGGGGGGTTATTTGACAAAATAACGTTCCCCCCTTCACCGGGAGATAAGGTTTACCTTGCGGAAAGAGAGGTTCTCTCTAAGTTTTTCGGGTTTGACGAGGAAAACGGCTTGGAAATAGGGTTTATGAAGTTTCACAACGTTCCAGTTAAACTTAATATGACGCGGCTGCTACAAAAACATCTGGCCATCCTCGCCATGAGTGGCTCAGGAAAATCCTATCTCGCCACAGTACTCATAGAAGAAATACTTTCGAGGAAAAAAGAGGAAGGAAGGATATTTGTTCTAGTGGTTGACGTTCACGGCGAGTACGTAGCACTTTCACAAGACGAAAGCTGGGGGCTAGCGCACGCGGTAACCGTAGTAAAGGGGCCGTACGTTCAGTTTGCCACACCACTTCTCACTGAAAGACACTTGGGAATGTTCCAGCCGGAAATGAGCCCCGTACAAATGCGTGAACTTGGTCGGCTTCTTTCAGAGGTGAGGAAGGACAAGGGCTTTGCTTACTCTCTTTCAGACGTCATATCTTTCATAGAGAAAGATGAGAGGATGAATCCTAGAACTAAGGAAGCCTTGCTAGGCTGGCTTTACGAACTGGAAGACACACAGCTTTTTGGAGTGGAAGAAAACCCACACCTACCAGAAATAGCTAAGCCCGGGAGGGCGGCTGTGCTAGACTTGAGCGAAACTCTAAGCTTGAGAAAGAAGCAGATGATTGTCGCGTACGTTCTTCAACGCTTGTTCGACTTGAGAAGGCGCAACCTAATCCCTCCAACCCTAATAGTACTCGAGGAAGCTCACCAGTTCTGCCCAGAAGCAAAGCAGGAACTAGCCATTTCGAAAAGCGTTATCGAAACTATAGCGAGGGAGGGAAGGAAGTTCTACTGCTCACTGTGTCTAATCTCCCAGCGTCCGGTAAGACTCGCGACAAGTGTACTCAGCCAGGCTAACACGCACATAATTCTGCGGATAACGAACCCAAACGACCTGAGAGCCATAGAGCTCTCCTCTGAAATGATCACCCGCGAAGTACTCGGCATGATAGCAGAGCTCCCTGTAGGCGAAGCCTTGATAGTGGGCAGCGCAGTAAATGCCCCCCTTTTCTTAAAAGTTAGAAAAAAGAAGTCGTCTCTCTCAGTCTACGAGGAATCCATGGAAGAAGCGGCTAAAAGGTTTGAGCAAGGTGAAGTCAACCACCCCTATACTAGTGCCACATGA
- a CDS encoding (Fe-S)-binding protein, whose translation MSADPVVMCGVECMKMCRFVCIVANQLKLESVAPYGKSFTAYYLRNGKVELKGRVVDIMYQCATCGLCKEWCLPSIDVPEIVKEVRARIFEEGAAPEATIELSRKVESEKNPYGEAHAKRFNVLSGKKSGKGRVAYFVGCTAAYRQPEIARATTKILELVEGGFKLIGDEWCCGVPLLSAGHKKLAMEHADHNRREVEKSGCEVVVTSCAGCYMALSREYPKLGFPLNVEVLHLSQYLWGAISEGKIELKDLGKSVSVTYHDPCHLGRRMHVYEEPRSVLSSIPGVRLLEMEWNRKNAKCCGRGGVLYVNFPELSRKIGTERVKEAVATGAEVLVTACPFCKSQLESLSENRIVVCDISEFVARLL comes from the coding sequence GTGAGCGCAGATCCTGTGGTTATGTGCGGAGTGGAATGCATGAAAATGTGTCGTTTTGTTTGCATCGTAGCGAACCAGCTTAAGCTTGAAAGTGTGGCTCCGTACGGGAAATCCTTTACAGCATACTACCTGCGCAACGGAAAAGTTGAGCTTAAAGGTAGAGTGGTGGACATCATGTACCAGTGCGCCACTTGTGGGCTTTGCAAGGAATGGTGCTTGCCTAGCATTGACGTTCCAGAAATAGTTAAAGAAGTGAGAGCAAGGATCTTCGAGGAGGGCGCCGCCCCTGAGGCAACTATTGAACTTAGTAGGAAGGTGGAGAGTGAAAAGAACCCTTATGGAGAGGCACATGCAAAAAGGTTCAACGTGCTAAGTGGAAAAAAGAGTGGTAAGGGGAGAGTGGCTTACTTTGTAGGCTGCACGGCCGCGTATAGGCAGCCGGAGATAGCGAGAGCTACGACGAAGATACTTGAGCTAGTTGAGGGTGGTTTCAAGTTGATTGGGGACGAGTGGTGTTGTGGAGTACCGCTCCTCTCAGCGGGACATAAGAAGCTAGCCATGGAGCACGCTGATCATAACAGGAGAGAGGTGGAGAAAAGTGGTTGCGAAGTCGTTGTCACCTCTTGTGCTGGCTGTTATATGGCACTTTCCCGCGAGTATCCAAAACTTGGGTTCCCACTTAACGTCGAAGTTTTACACTTAAGCCAGTATTTGTGGGGGGCTATTAGTGAGGGGAAAATTGAGTTAAAAGACCTGGGGAAGAGTGTTAGCGTAACGTATCACGATCCATGCCACCTTGGGAGAAGAATGCACGTTTATGAAGAGCCTAGAAGTGTTTTAAGCAGTATTCCGGGAGTCCGCCTTTTGGAAATGGAGTGGAACAGGAAAAACGCAAAGTGTTGCGGTCGTGGCGGAGTTCTCTACGTGAACTTTCCAGAACTTTCTCGCAAAATAGGCACAGAAAGGGTTAAGGAAGCTGTAGCTACTGGAGCGGAGGTTTTAGTTACAGCATGTCCTTTCTGTAAGAGCCAGCTCGAAAGCTTGTCGGAGAACAGGATAGTGGTCTGCGACATTTCCGAGTTTGTCGCTAGGCTGCTGTAA
- a CDS encoding metalloregulator ArsR/SmtB family transcription factor — MEGSEEELVVSDKNVTIVAKALSSETRLEILRLLRDKKMDVSRIAETLNQTEANISAQIKILEKAGLVKSYYAPGQHGVKKICEPAVRRIVIII; from the coding sequence ATGGAAGGAAGCGAAGAGGAGCTAGTAGTGAGCGATAAAAACGTTACGATAGTAGCTAAAGCACTCTCGTCCGAGACAAGGTTAGAGATACTAAGACTTCTCCGCGACAAAAAAATGGATGTAAGTAGGATAGCCGAAACTCTTAACCAAACTGAGGCTAACATCTCTGCTCAAATAAAAATACTAGAAAAGGCCGGGTTAGTAAAAAGCTACTATGCTCCGGGACAGCACGGCGTTAAGAAAATATGCGAACCCGCTGTGCGGCGCATAGTGATAATCATATGA
- a CDS encoding DNA double-strand break repair nuclease NurA, translating into MSSEWSLEKQLESIASEVRRIEKGREMLVSVLKRFKNEELFDEDLRRSFGELVESRLAYPSPPIDLTGLKIACVDGGMVSRSLRLIDIIAVRAVAVIFKYEVGGSVSAFYYPREHPPPKIIFNVDPFSQADFDVSAGLERLSHELDVAINVQKEYSIDLLLMDGSLLPQASDKPYTPELEAKYLKVVKLFERLYSVCIKNGVSLAGVIKDTRSTRFVQLLSSIIPVLVERNPSLREILSFDYRSSIRSLTDSELLFRLLDKGERSMILRYSDNPCAHPVLKDLSREWRDKFYIMYLKPAELDHPLRVEYLAMGNPTSEARKVASAVMALSMYHPEHALPSVQLEAHVQAKLAEREVDFICDQLAHKIGVPPSFLRTRDKLFLT; encoded by the coding sequence TTGAGCTCTGAGTGGAGCCTAGAGAAGCAGCTCGAGAGCATAGCTTCCGAAGTTAGACGCATTGAGAAAGGAAGAGAGATGTTAGTGAGCGTCTTAAAGCGTTTTAAGAACGAAGAGTTGTTTGACGAGGATTTGAGGAGGTCCTTCGGAGAGCTCGTTGAAAGTAGGCTTGCCTATCCATCCCCCCCAATAGACCTAACTGGGTTGAAGATTGCCTGTGTTGACGGCGGAATGGTCAGTAGAAGTCTCCGCTTGATAGACATTATCGCCGTAAGAGCTGTCGCAGTGATATTCAAATATGAGGTTGGAGGCTCCGTCAGCGCCTTCTATTACCCAAGGGAGCATCCTCCACCTAAAATAATCTTCAATGTTGATCCGTTCTCGCAGGCCGACTTTGATGTTTCAGCGGGACTTGAAAGACTTTCGCACGAGCTAGACGTGGCTATCAATGTTCAGAAAGAGTACAGCATAGATCTGCTTCTTATGGATGGAAGCCTACTCCCACAAGCAAGCGATAAACCCTACACCCCTGAACTCGAAGCAAAGTATCTGAAAGTTGTGAAGCTTTTTGAAAGGCTGTACAGTGTTTGCATTAAAAACGGCGTTTCACTCGCAGGCGTTATCAAGGACACTCGAAGCACGCGCTTCGTTCAACTTTTATCAAGCATTATACCTGTCCTAGTGGAAAGAAACCCGTCACTTAGGGAAATCTTGTCTTTCGACTACCGATCCTCTATCCGGAGCTTAACGGACTCGGAGCTCTTGTTCAGGTTGTTAGACAAAGGTGAGAGAAGTATGATTTTACGTTACTCTGACAACCCATGCGCTCACCCGGTCCTAAAGGATCTAAGCAGAGAGTGGCGCGACAAGTTCTATATAATGTATCTTAAGCCAGCGGAGCTAGACCATCCGTTAAGGGTTGAATACCTCGCCATGGGAAACCCCACTAGCGAGGCTAGGAAAGTAGCGTCTGCCGTGATGGCCCTCTCTATGTACCATCCCGAGCACGCCCTACCCTCAGTCCAGCTTGAGGCTCATGTGCAAGCAAAACTCGCCGAAAGAGAGGTAGATTTTATTTGCGACCAGCTAGCCCACAAGATAGGCGTCCCACCCAGCTTTTTAAGGACAAGAGATAAACTATTCCTTACATAA
- a CDS encoding U6 snRNA-associated Sm-like protein LSm6 gives MSGSQPLAVLQKAINNLILVKLKDGRTIQGRLSHIDSYMNLCLTNAEELDEDGPIARYGEVFIRGNNILFIKPDLTEEIPQKEEKEKK, from the coding sequence ATGTCTGGAAGCCAGCCTCTAGCTGTTCTGCAAAAAGCTATTAACAACTTGATTCTAGTGAAGTTGAAAGATGGTAGAACGATTCAAGGAAGGCTTTCACACATAGATTCGTACATGAACCTATGTCTAACTAATGCCGAGGAACTGGATGAAGATGGACCAATAGCTAGGTATGGGGAGGTATTCATAAGGGGGAATAACATACTCTTCATAAAGCCTGATTTGACAGAGGAAATCCCCCAGAAGGAGGAGAAGGAGAAGAAGTAG